From the genome of Arthrobacter alpinus, one region includes:
- a CDS encoding N-acetylmannosamine-6-phosphate 2-epimerase — translation MTLKLTNLDSLAGQLVVSAQAYPGEPMRDPRTMAQVAASAVIGGAAAIRVQGIADIQFARAAVEVPVIGLWKDGHDGVFITPTLQHALSCASAGAHIVAIDGTRRPRPDGLTLAQTIAGIHAQSNALVMADCGSFEDAVAAANAGADLIGTTLAGYSGERPKTDGPDLELIAAIAAAELGKPLIAEGRIHSPTQARAALDAGAFAVVVGTAITHPATITGWFKDALGA, via the coding sequence TTGACGCTGAAACTGACCAATCTCGATTCGCTCGCAGGCCAACTGGTGGTATCGGCCCAGGCGTACCCGGGAGAACCCATGCGCGACCCGCGCACCATGGCCCAGGTGGCGGCGTCGGCCGTCATTGGCGGGGCCGCTGCCATCCGGGTGCAAGGCATTGCCGACATCCAGTTCGCCCGCGCCGCCGTGGAGGTCCCCGTGATCGGTTTGTGGAAGGACGGCCATGACGGCGTCTTCATCACCCCAACGCTCCAGCACGCCCTGTCCTGCGCAAGCGCCGGGGCGCACATTGTGGCCATTGACGGCACCCGCCGCCCCCGCCCGGACGGCCTGACGCTGGCACAGACCATCGCCGGCATCCACGCCCAGTCCAACGCCCTGGTCATGGCCGACTGCGGATCCTTCGAGGACGCCGTTGCCGCGGCCAACGCCGGTGCTGACCTGATCGGCACCACCTTGGCCGGGTACTCGGGCGAACGCCCCAAGACCGACGGCCCGGACCTGGAGCTCATCGCCGCGATCGCCGCGGCGGAGCTGGGCAAACCGTTGATCGCCGAGGGCCGCATCCACTCCCCCACCCAAGCCCGCGCGGCCCTGGACGCCGGCGCGTTCGCCGTGGTGGTGGGCACCGCCATCACCCACCCGGCCACCATCACAGGCTGGTTCAAGGACGCCCTGGGCGCCTAG
- a CDS encoding alpha/beta hydrolase: MTFFDRVDPQLQAGVDFLVGSTPPGTPEELVATRAANLARRPGLPAELTDAVTITDHVAPGPDVGVPLRSYRPAKAKGPLPGLFWIHGGGMVAGSMAEDDVYCLKLAKSLGLVAVSLEYRLAPEHPFPAAINDAHQGLLWTAANAGLLGIDPHRLAIGGASAGGGIAAGTALRARDEKGPALSFQYLAYPMLDDRDHTPSNSEFSGIPSWNRERNTLAWSWLLGPAHGTDRVSEYASPARATDLSRLPPTLIQIGELDLFRDENFDYAARLLRAGVSTEFQVYAGVYHGAEGLIPDAEVSVRILRDRDEALQRALA; this comes from the coding sequence ATGACGTTCTTTGACCGAGTGGACCCGCAACTGCAAGCCGGCGTCGACTTCCTAGTGGGCAGTACCCCTCCGGGCACGCCGGAAGAGCTTGTCGCCACGCGGGCGGCGAACCTTGCCCGGCGCCCCGGGCTGCCTGCCGAGCTGACGGACGCCGTGACGATCACCGACCATGTGGCGCCGGGCCCCGACGTGGGCGTCCCCCTGCGCAGCTACCGGCCGGCCAAGGCGAAGGGTCCGCTGCCGGGCCTGTTCTGGATCCACGGCGGCGGCATGGTGGCCGGCAGCATGGCCGAGGACGATGTGTACTGCCTGAAACTGGCAAAGTCCTTGGGCCTTGTTGCTGTGTCGCTGGAATACCGTCTGGCACCCGAGCACCCCTTCCCGGCAGCCATCAACGACGCCCACCAGGGCCTGTTGTGGACCGCTGCCAATGCCGGTCTGCTGGGCATCGACCCGCACCGCCTAGCCATTGGCGGCGCCAGCGCCGGCGGCGGAATTGCCGCAGGCACGGCACTGCGCGCCCGCGATGAAAAGGGACCAGCTTTGAGCTTCCAGTACCTGGCGTACCCCATGCTCGATGACCGGGACCACACGCCGTCGAACTCTGAGTTCTCCGGCATCCCGTCATGGAACCGCGAACGCAACACACTGGCCTGGTCCTGGCTGCTGGGCCCGGCCCACGGGACCGACAGAGTCAGCGAATATGCTTCGCCTGCCCGGGCCACTGACCTCTCAAGGCTGCCGCCTACGCTGATCCAGATCGGTGAACTCGACCTGTTCAGGGATGAGAACTTCGACTACGCGGCCCGTCTGTTGCGCGCCGGCGTGAGCACCGAATTCCAGGTCTATGCCGGCGTTTACCACGGCGCCGAGGGGCTTATCCCGGACGCCGAGGTGAGCGTGCGCATCCTCCGCGACCGTGACGAGGCCCTCCAGCGGGCCCTGGCCTGA
- a CDS encoding YhgE/Pip family protein, whose translation MTVFRLALSELKRMTGGMLPKLTIVALVMVPLLYGAVYLYANWDPYGNLDQLKAAVVVQDAGAVTKGGKELTVGKEVAANLVEGKKFDWQLVDTPQEANAGVKNGDFAFALIIPEDFSANLASPENFNAAKQAMLTVTTNDANNYLLTSIVDKVTTQVHAAVAQQVGLQTANALLSGYGTIHAQLVQAADGAQQLADGAATLDSGVGTLKSGTSELLAGTDALAAGQVKLVTGANALLSGSSSLDKGLGLLESQTATLPADTQKLSDGAAAVAAGNAALNEKVQGAVGTAGQLDGAVTSAINDKLDGLVAAGTITATQAAQIRSSLTGAATSPTVAELKAKLATDAADIQKLAAGSVSVADGAAKLATATPTLTAAIAQAHAGAGALSGGGSALVTGQTTALDGANALASGAAKLDSGAADLKDGSGKLSAGATELSTQLRNGAGSVPNPNDKTKENAAGVIADPVRVDSVSQAQAPNYGSGLAPFFLVLALWIGAFMLVQAMRPLTLRALASNAPSWKIAVGGWLPFATVSTFQALLLYAVVKFGLGLEPSHPWLTLGLLLLASLTFTALIQGIVALMGTPGKFVVLILLVLQLVSSGGTFPWQTTPQPLHIMHQILPMGHVVEGMRHLIYGADLAPLVPISLGLLGYLVLGLLFAWAAVARNKTWTLKTLMPEIAV comes from the coding sequence ATGACCGTCTTCCGTCTGGCCCTTTCCGAACTCAAGCGCATGACAGGCGGGATGCTGCCCAAGCTGACTATCGTCGCCCTGGTGATGGTGCCGTTGCTGTACGGTGCCGTCTACCTGTACGCCAACTGGGATCCGTACGGAAACCTGGACCAGCTCAAGGCCGCCGTGGTGGTCCAGGACGCTGGTGCCGTAACCAAGGGCGGCAAGGAACTCACTGTTGGCAAGGAGGTTGCGGCAAACCTCGTGGAGGGGAAGAAGTTCGACTGGCAGCTGGTGGATACGCCGCAGGAGGCAAACGCGGGAGTCAAAAATGGTGACTTTGCCTTTGCGCTGATCATTCCGGAGGACTTTTCCGCAAACCTTGCCTCGCCCGAGAACTTTAACGCGGCCAAGCAGGCCATGTTGACGGTGACCACCAACGACGCCAACAACTACCTACTGACCTCCATCGTGGACAAGGTGACAACGCAGGTCCATGCCGCCGTGGCACAGCAAGTGGGGCTGCAAACTGCCAATGCCCTGCTCAGCGGCTATGGCACCATCCACGCCCAGCTGGTGCAGGCCGCGGACGGTGCCCAACAGCTTGCCGACGGCGCAGCAACCCTTGACTCCGGCGTGGGAACCCTGAAATCCGGTACCTCCGAGCTGCTCGCCGGCACCGACGCACTGGCCGCCGGCCAGGTGAAACTGGTGACCGGCGCGAATGCGCTGCTGTCCGGTTCCTCGTCCTTGGACAAGGGCTTGGGGCTGCTGGAAAGCCAAACGGCCACCCTGCCCGCCGACACCCAGAAACTTTCCGACGGTGCGGCCGCCGTCGCCGCCGGAAATGCCGCGCTAAACGAGAAGGTGCAGGGCGCCGTGGGCACCGCCGGGCAGCTGGATGGCGCTGTCACCTCGGCCATCAACGACAAGCTTGACGGGCTGGTGGCGGCTGGCACCATCACCGCCACGCAGGCGGCCCAGATCCGCAGCTCGTTAACTGGGGCCGCGACAAGCCCTACAGTGGCCGAGCTGAAGGCAAAGCTGGCCACGGATGCCGCCGACATCCAGAAGCTGGCCGCCGGTTCCGTCTCTGTTGCCGACGGCGCCGCGAAACTGGCCACGGCGACGCCTACCCTGACTGCGGCGATTGCGCAGGCCCATGCCGGGGCGGGCGCCCTCTCCGGTGGTGGCTCGGCGCTTGTCACGGGGCAGACCACCGCCCTAGATGGCGCCAACGCGCTGGCTTCCGGGGCCGCGAAGCTGGACTCCGGGGCTGCTGACTTGAAGGACGGCTCCGGCAAGCTGTCCGCCGGGGCCACGGAGCTGTCCACGCAGCTGCGAAACGGCGCCGGTTCGGTGCCCAATCCCAACGACAAAACCAAGGAGAACGCCGCGGGCGTCATCGCCGACCCGGTACGTGTCGACTCGGTTTCCCAGGCCCAGGCCCCCAACTACGGCTCGGGGCTGGCGCCGTTCTTCCTGGTGCTTGCCCTGTGGATTGGTGCGTTCATGTTGGTGCAGGCCATGCGGCCGCTGACGCTGCGGGCGCTGGCCTCCAACGCCCCGTCGTGGAAGATCGCTGTGGGCGGCTGGCTGCCGTTTGCCACGGTCTCCACGTTCCAGGCCCTCCTGTTGTACGCCGTCGTGAAGTTTGGCCTGGGGCTCGAGCCGAGCCATCCGTGGCTCACGCTGGGCCTGTTACTGCTAGCCTCACTGACTTTCACGGCCCTCATCCAGGGCATTGTGGCCTTGATGGGAACGCCTGGGAAATTTGTGGTGCTGATCCTGCTGGTGCTGCAGCTGGTGTCCTCCGGGGGCACATTCCCTTGGCAGACCACGCCGCAACCGCTGCACATCATGCACCAGATACTGCCCATGGGCCACGTGGTGGAAGGCATGCGACACCTCATCTACGGAGCCGATCTGGCGCCGCTGGTGCCCATTTCACTGGGGCTGCTTGGATACCTCGTACTGGGCCTGCTGTTCGCTTGGGCGGCCGTGGCCAGGAACAAGACCTGGACGCTGAAGACGCTCATGCCGGAGATCGCTGTCTAG